The following are encoded in a window of Solibacillus sp. FSL R7-0668 genomic DNA:
- a CDS encoding YkvI family membrane protein: MKRSLRIGGAFVGLIIGAGFASGQEILQYFTSFGTMGLIGGIVATLVFAFLGMALAQLGSDLQTTSHKGVIYHIGGRYIGVILDVLITFFLFGVAVVMFAGSGSTFNQMFGIDPMVGSIIMVVLTIATLLLNVKNIINIIAIVTPYLMTIIFVILVYSIFTMDISWAEADAIAKEQPSAAGNWLLGAILYVSYNLAAGAALLIVMGGTEKDRKVAGLGGIFGGIMLGALIILINIAMFVKIDTIAGMDMPTLELANQIHPAVGVLMSIALLGMMYNTAVGMFYSFTVRFFAPESKSFKPALVVVGIVGFIASLVGFTDLVGKVYSTMGYLGFALIIAILLAWLRRNKVKTA, encoded by the coding sequence ATGAAAAGAAGTTTACGAATAGGTGGGGCATTTGTTGGACTAATTATTGGTGCGGGATTTGCTTCTGGACAAGAAATTTTACAATACTTCACAAGCTTCGGCACAATGGGCTTGATCGGTGGAATTGTTGCCACGCTTGTGTTTGCATTTTTAGGGATGGCTTTAGCACAGCTTGGCTCAGACTTACAAACGACCTCGCATAAAGGCGTCATCTATCATATTGGCGGTCGCTATATTGGCGTCATTTTGGATGTATTAATTACATTCTTCTTATTCGGTGTAGCGGTTGTCATGTTTGCTGGCTCGGGCTCAACATTTAACCAAATGTTCGGCATCGATCCAATGGTTGGTAGCATTATTATGGTGGTATTAACGATTGCTACTTTATTATTAAATGTAAAAAATATTATTAACATCATTGCAATTGTGACGCCTTATTTAATGACGATTATTTTTGTTATATTAGTCTATTCGATTTTTACTATGGATATTTCATGGGCAGAGGCAGATGCCATCGCAAAAGAGCAGCCATCTGCAGCAGGTAACTGGCTTCTTGGTGCAATTTTATATGTTTCGTATAATCTTGCGGCTGGTGCAGCATTATTAATCGTAATGGGTGGTACAGAAAAGGATCGTAAAGTTGCAGGCCTTGGTGGTATTTTTGGAGGCATCATGCTTGGTGCGCTCATTATTTTAATCAATATCGCCATGTTTGTAAAAATTGATACGATTGCGGGAATGGATATGCCAACGCTTGAACTGGCAAATCAAATTCACCCTGCTGTCGGTGTACTGATGTCAATTGCATTACTTGGTATGATGTATAATACGGCGGTTGGTATGTTTTACTCATTCACAGTACGTTTCTTCGCGCCAGAGTCTAAATCATTCAAGCCAGCATTAGTCGTTGTCGGAATTGTCGGATTCATCGCAAGTTTAGTTGGATTCACAGACTTAGTAGGAAAGGTATATTCAACGATGGGGTATTTAGGCTTTGCGTTGATCATTGCCATTTTACTAGCTTGGCTACGACGAAATAAAGTGAAAACAGCATAG
- a CDS encoding MurR/RpiR family transcriptional regulator: MKPYNITKRIEEHFANLSKGQQKVARFILDNLTYVGVHSANEIGKSAGTSETTVIRFCYAIGLTGFAQLQKEVTMLVFEQNTNSTLSNYVSSKEQLFNEQHLAEKVMTQISNQIMFVTKNIAPEQFQSFTMKLHEAETIYLIGSGASHFAVQWLQFTLNILRPNVQLVDTEASALIRTLQQMNERAVVLVVSLHRYASESILLAKSFQEQGAYVMAITDSTMAPIHAHANAAFVLQQMELSTIDLMPILISFMNTLVVGMMSHDTEYYNEQRQKFDDFQNSFLADRWS; encoded by the coding sequence TTGAAACCGTATAATATAACAAAAAGAATCGAGGAGCATTTTGCCAACCTATCAAAAGGGCAGCAAAAAGTCGCACGATTCATTTTAGATAACTTGACTTATGTCGGTGTACATTCTGCCAATGAGATTGGTAAAAGTGCCGGTACAAGTGAAACAACCGTAATCCGCTTTTGCTATGCAATTGGGTTAACGGGTTTTGCACAGCTTCAAAAGGAAGTCACGATGCTTGTCTTTGAGCAGAATACCAATAGTACATTAAGCAATTACGTCTCTTCAAAGGAGCAATTGTTCAATGAGCAGCATTTAGCCGAGAAGGTAATGACGCAAATAAGCAATCAAATAATGTTTGTTACCAAAAATATTGCGCCAGAGCAATTTCAAAGCTTTACGATGAAGTTGCATGAAGCGGAAACAATCTATTTGATTGGTTCAGGTGCCTCTCATTTTGCTGTTCAGTGGCTACAATTCACGCTTAATATTTTGAGACCCAATGTACAGCTGGTGGATACCGAGGCAAGTGCGCTTATTCGGACATTGCAGCAAATGAATGAACGCGCAGTCGTGTTAGTCGTATCCTTACATCGTTATGCGAGTGAATCAATCTTGCTTGCGAAGTCATTTCAAGAACAAGGCGCTTATGTAATGGCCATTACCGATTCAACGATGGCACCGATTCATGCACATGCGAATGCTGCCTTTGTATTACAGCAAATGGAGCTTTCTACGATTGATTTGATGCCGATTTTAATTTCTTTTATGAATACACTCGTCGTTGGCATGATGTCTCATGATACAGAGTATTATAACGAACAGCGTCAAAAATTTGATGATTTTCAAAATAGCTTTTTAGCAGATCGATGGAGTTGA
- the rnr gene encoding ribonuclease R has protein sequence MAQQNELQKRILEFMKEDTYKPMTVSEIEDAFELVEADDFRELVKTLVKMEAQGYIVRSRSNRYGLPERMNLLRGRFIGNAKGFGFVAPEEQGMDDIFIPAYEINGALNGDTVLVRILKEQSGDRREGTVTKIVERSKTTFVGTYQANRGFGFVVTDDKKLNMDIFIAKEDALGAVDGHKVVVEITHWPDETKSATGMITKILGHKNDPGVDILSILYKYDIPPEFPAEVVDAATQVPDEISDEDFVGRRDLRNEVIVTIDGADAKDLDDAVTVTKNNDGTYKLGVHIADVSYYVTQGSVLDKEAYERATSVYLTDRVIPMIPHRLSNGICSLNPQVDRLTLSCEMIIDQAGQVVKHEIFQSVIKTSERMTYTDVYNILEHADENPELIERYENLVPMFNDMKDLAQILRNKRMNRGAIDFDFKESKVLVDEAGWPTDIVLRERTVAERLIEEFMLAANETVAEHFHWMEVPFLYRIHEDPKPEKLQRFFEFVTNFGIMVKGTGNSVHPKALQEVIKSIEGLPEEPVISTMLLRSMQQAKYYAESLGHFGLSTEFYTHFTSPIRRYPDLIVHRLIRTYLINEDTSAETVFQWGQVMDDIAEHTSSRERRAVDAERDTDALKKAQFMSDKVGEEFVGIVSSITNFGMFIELENTVEGLVHISNMTDDYYRFEERHLMMIGERTGRQFRIGDEVKIRVSNVVIEESSVDFEIVGMVGNARPTRRQTSKVIHAGRREGGRRKDQERTGEKRDRKSSRGESKKRPEKEKRTGTSERDPRGRRKDGKASDKPKFYEGIAKGKKKKGKKKKK, from the coding sequence ATGGCACAGCAAAATGAATTACAAAAACGCATTTTAGAGTTTATGAAAGAAGATACGTACAAACCAATGACCGTATCAGAAATAGAAGATGCGTTTGAATTAGTAGAGGCGGATGATTTCCGCGAATTAGTAAAAACACTGGTTAAGATGGAAGCGCAAGGCTATATTGTGCGTTCACGTTCCAACCGTTACGGCCTACCAGAGCGTATGAATTTACTGCGTGGTCGTTTTATAGGGAACGCGAAAGGCTTTGGTTTCGTTGCGCCAGAAGAGCAGGGCATGGATGATATATTCATTCCCGCATACGAAATTAACGGTGCATTAAATGGTGATACCGTTTTAGTGCGCATATTAAAGGAGCAGTCAGGCGATCGCCGTGAAGGGACTGTTACAAAAATTGTCGAGCGTAGCAAAACAACATTTGTTGGGACCTATCAAGCAAATCGCGGATTTGGCTTCGTTGTAACAGACGATAAAAAGCTCAATATGGATATTTTCATCGCCAAAGAGGATGCGCTTGGTGCTGTAGACGGCCATAAAGTCGTTGTTGAAATTACGCACTGGCCAGATGAAACAAAATCAGCTACCGGCATGATTACGAAGATTTTAGGGCATAAAAATGACCCAGGTGTGGATATTTTATCAATCCTTTATAAATACGATATTCCACCAGAGTTCCCAGCAGAGGTAGTAGATGCAGCAACGCAAGTGCCAGACGAAATTTCAGATGAGGATTTCGTTGGTCGTCGTGATTTACGCAATGAAGTCATCGTCACAATTGATGGCGCGGATGCGAAAGACTTAGATGACGCGGTAACTGTAACGAAAAATAATGACGGTACGTATAAATTAGGTGTGCATATTGCGGACGTAAGCTATTATGTAACGCAAGGCTCGGTGCTTGATAAGGAAGCGTATGAGCGTGCCACTTCTGTGTACTTAACAGACCGCGTGATTCCGATGATTCCGCACCGCTTATCAAATGGGATTTGTTCATTAAACCCACAAGTGGACCGTCTAACATTATCATGCGAAATGATTATCGACCAAGCGGGACAAGTGGTGAAGCATGAAATTTTCCAAAGTGTCATTAAGACATCAGAGCGTATGACGTATACGGATGTTTATAATATTTTAGAGCATGCGGATGAAAATCCAGAGCTAATCGAGCGCTATGAAAATTTAGTGCCAATGTTTAATGATATGAAGGATTTAGCACAAATTCTACGTAACAAACGAATGAACCGTGGTGCGATTGACTTTGATTTTAAAGAATCGAAAGTACTCGTGGATGAAGCAGGCTGGCCAACTGATATTGTGCTGCGTGAGCGTACAGTGGCAGAGCGCTTGATTGAGGAGTTCATGCTAGCGGCAAACGAAACAGTAGCCGAGCATTTCCACTGGATGGAAGTACCGTTCTTATACCGTATTCACGAAGATCCAAAGCCTGAAAAGCTACAGCGCTTCTTCGAGTTTGTGACGAATTTCGGTATTATGGTGAAGGGTACGGGCAATTCTGTACACCCGAAAGCACTACAGGAAGTCATTAAATCGATTGAAGGCTTGCCAGAAGAACCGGTTATTTCGACAATGTTACTGCGCTCTATGCAGCAGGCGAAATATTACGCGGAGTCTTTAGGTCACTTTGGTTTATCGACGGAGTTTTACACGCACTTTACGTCGCCAATTCGTCGTTATCCGGACTTAATCGTACATCGTCTCATTCGCACGTATTTAATTAATGAAGATACATCGGCGGAAACGGTATTCCAATGGGGTCAGGTAATGGATGATATTGCCGAGCATACGTCAAGTCGTGAGCGTCGCGCAGTAGATGCAGAGCGTGATACGGATGCCCTGAAAAAAGCGCAATTTATGAGCGATAAGGTTGGCGAGGAATTCGTTGGGATTGTCTCATCAATTACTAATTTTGGGATGTTCATTGAGCTGGAAAACACAGTGGAAGGCTTAGTGCATATTTCGAATATGACGGATGATTACTACCGCTTTGAAGAGCGTCATTTAATGATGATTGGTGAGCGTACAGGTCGTCAATTCCGCATTGGGGATGAAGTGAAGATTCGCGTGTCTAATGTAGTCATTGAAGAATCTTCAGTTGATTTTGAAATTGTGGGGATGGTTGGTAATGCACGCCCAACTCGTCGTCAAACATCAAAAGTGATTCATGCAGGCCGTCGTGAAGGGGGTCGCCGCAAGGATCAAGAGCGCACAGGTGAGAAGCGTGACCGTAAATCATCACGAGGTGAAAGCAAGAAGCGCCCGGAAAAGGAAAAGCGCACTGGGACATCTGAACGTGATCCACGCGGTCGCCGTAAAGATGGCAAAGCAAGCGATAAGCCGAAGTTTTACGAAGGCATCGCAAAGGGCAAAAAGAAAAAAGGGAAGAAAAAGAAGAAATAA
- a CDS encoding GNAT family N-acetyltransferase, producing MIAIKELTTIAEMEQVQKLEADIWQSTPLPTHQTLTVAKHGGILVGAYDEDRLVGFSYGFPAVKNGKTYLCSHMLGIDEAYRSQQIGEKLKFAQREVAITKGYDLMVWTYDPLETRNGYLNLTKLNGICDTYVENCYGEMQDGFNKGLPSDRFEVHWHLTSQYVTEQLHPNTENPKPLAQLIFDTDGLPSLEDVNLENLVEAVYSLPVPKDFQSLKAQNQEKAMQWRFATRDAFEKLFAAGYAAVRLEQQELCNHYIFVKKASLPLEETNHENN from the coding sequence ATGATAGCAATTAAGGAACTGACAACGATAGCGGAAATGGAGCAGGTGCAGAAGCTTGAAGCAGATATTTGGCAGTCAACGCCACTCCCAACACATCAAACGCTAACGGTCGCAAAGCATGGTGGCATACTGGTTGGCGCATATGACGAAGACCGTTTAGTTGGATTTAGTTACGGCTTTCCAGCTGTGAAAAATGGCAAAACGTATTTATGCTCGCATATGCTTGGAATCGATGAAGCCTATCGCTCACAGCAAATCGGGGAAAAACTAAAATTCGCCCAGCGTGAAGTCGCGATTACAAAAGGCTATGACTTAATGGTATGGACGTATGATCCGCTCGAAACACGTAACGGCTATTTAAACTTAACAAAATTAAACGGCATATGTGATACGTATGTAGAAAACTGCTATGGTGAAATGCAGGACGGCTTTAATAAAGGCCTACCATCTGACCGTTTTGAAGTACATTGGCATTTGACATCACAATATGTAACCGAGCAACTTCATCCAAATACTGAAAATCCGAAGCCACTTGCTCAACTCATATTTGATACAGATGGGTTACCATCACTGGAGGATGTCAATTTAGAGAATCTTGTAGAGGCGGTTTATTCATTGCCTGTACCAAAGGATTTCCAAAGCTTAAAGGCACAAAATCAAGAGAAGGCAATGCAATGGCGCTTTGCAACGCGAGACGCATTTGAAAAATTGTTCGCAGCTGGTTACGCAGCCGTTCGATTAGAGCAACAGGAGCTGTGCAATCATTATATTTTTGTAAAAAAAGCATCTTTACCACTGGAGGAAACGAATCATGAAAATAACTGA
- a CDS encoding alpha/beta hydrolase: protein MKTALSSPFFFRAGKRAVLLLHGFTGSSADVRMLGRYLEKHGYTSLAPHYKGHGVPPEELIASHPDEWWQDVVRGYNELKEAGYDEIAVAGLSLGGVFALKLALEQPVKGVVTMCSPMTMRTTDIMFEGVLEYAKQYKKQQGKSEQEMNIEIEAIEQQGMASLPALQKLISDVRQSIDMLYAPILVIQSTYDEVINADSANIIYNSVESNEKHIRWFDHSRHVITLDKEKDELHEEVLTFLNSLDWIV from the coding sequence ATGAAAACAGCTTTGTCTTCACCGTTTTTCTTCCGTGCAGGTAAGCGAGCGGTGTTATTATTACATGGGTTTACAGGCAGCAGTGCAGATGTGCGTATGCTTGGACGCTATTTAGAAAAGCATGGCTACACATCACTTGCGCCACACTATAAGGGACATGGTGTACCGCCTGAGGAATTAATCGCCTCACATCCGGATGAATGGTGGCAAGATGTAGTGCGAGGTTACAATGAGCTAAAAGAGGCTGGGTACGACGAAATCGCGGTTGCAGGGCTATCGCTTGGCGGTGTCTTTGCGCTTAAGCTGGCACTTGAACAGCCAGTAAAAGGTGTCGTCACAATGTGCTCACCGATGACAATGCGCACGACAGACATCATGTTTGAAGGCGTACTAGAATATGCAAAACAATATAAAAAACAACAAGGTAAAAGTGAACAGGAAATGAATATAGAAATAGAAGCGATTGAGCAGCAGGGCATGGCATCATTACCTGCATTACAAAAGCTGATTTCCGATGTAAGACAGTCAATCGATATGCTCTATGCACCGATTTTGGTCATTCAATCCACATATGATGAAGTGATTAATGCCGATTCAGCGAATATTATTTACAATTCGGTGGAATCGAATGAAAAGCATATTCGCTGGTTTGATCATTCTAGACATGTGATTACACTCGATAAAGAAAAAGACGAGCTACACGAAGAAGTTCTTACGTTTTTAAATTCGTTAGATTGGATAGTCTAA
- the menC gene encoding o-succinylbenzoate synthase, protein MKITEITIRHLQMDLKAPFTTSFGTFTKKDFLLLEAKDEAGTVGWGESVAFHSPWYNEETLKTNWHMLEDYLIPLILNKEINHPDEVNELFEPIRKNNMAKSTIEGAIWDIYAQQTNQSLAKALGGNKTQIEVGISIGIQKSIDDLVALVDEYVNEGYKRIKVKIKPGWDIDVMRTLREKFPNVAIMADANSAYRLEDAELLKQLDEFNLTMVEQPLASDDIIDHATLQKQMSTPICLDESIHSLEDARKAIEIGATKIINIKIGRVGGLTEAKKIHDYCEQKGIPVWCGGMLESGIGRAHNVALTTLSNFILPGDTASSNRYWEKDIIEPEVVAENGYIQVPETAGIGYKVNVETVESYTVAKKTYN, encoded by the coding sequence ATGAAAATAACTGAAATTACAATCCGTCACTTACAAATGGATTTAAAAGCACCATTCACAACAAGCTTTGGGACATTTACAAAAAAGGATTTCCTACTACTTGAAGCAAAGGACGAGGCAGGCACAGTTGGCTGGGGCGAATCTGTCGCATTTCATTCACCTTGGTACAACGAGGAAACATTAAAAACAAACTGGCATATGCTTGAAGATTATTTAATTCCATTGATCTTAAATAAGGAAATTAATCACCCAGATGAGGTCAATGAATTATTTGAGCCAATCCGCAAAAATAATATGGCGAAATCAACTATTGAAGGTGCGATTTGGGATATTTACGCGCAGCAAACGAATCAGTCACTGGCAAAAGCGCTTGGAGGAAATAAAACGCAAATTGAGGTGGGCATTAGTATCGGTATTCAAAAATCAATCGATGACTTAGTCGCATTAGTGGATGAATATGTGAACGAAGGCTACAAACGAATTAAAGTGAAAATAAAGCCAGGCTGGGATATTGATGTAATGCGTACTTTACGTGAAAAGTTCCCTAATGTAGCGATTATGGCCGATGCAAACTCAGCTTATCGTTTGGAAGATGCTGAATTATTGAAGCAACTGGATGAATTTAACTTAACAATGGTGGAACAGCCGCTTGCTTCTGACGACATCATCGACCATGCGACATTACAAAAGCAAATGTCGACACCGATTTGCTTAGACGAAAGTATTCACTCTTTAGAGGATGCGCGTAAGGCAATCGAGATCGGTGCCACGAAAATTATCAATATTAAAATCGGTCGTGTAGGTGGCTTAACGGAAGCGAAGAAAATTCATGACTATTGTGAGCAAAAGGGGATTCCAGTTTGGTGTGGTGGCATGCTCGAGTCTGGAATTGGTCGTGCACATAATGTGGCATTAACGACATTGTCGAACTTCATCTTACCGGGGGATACGGCCAGCTCTAATCGTTACTGGGAAAAGGACATTATTGAACCGGAAGTAGTCGCAGAAAATGGTTACATCCAAGTACCTGAAACAGCAGGCATTGGCTACAAGGTGAATGTTGAGACAGTGGAATCCTACACAGTAGCGAAAAAAACATATAACTAG
- the secG gene encoding preprotein translocase subunit SecG, giving the protein MHTLLMVLLIIMALALIVVVLLQSGKSAGLSGAISGGAEQLFGKQKARGMDLVLHRVTIVLSVLFFVLALAITKF; this is encoded by the coding sequence ATGCATACGTTATTAATGGTATTACTTATTATCATGGCTTTAGCCTTAATCGTTGTAGTATTACTACAATCAGGTAAAAGTGCAGGTTTATCAGGTGCCATCTCTGGTGGAGCTGAACAACTTTTCGGTAAGCAGAAAGCTCGCGGGATGGATTTAGTATTACACCGCGTAACAATCGTTCTTTCTGTTCTATTCTTCGTATTAGCATTAGCTATTACAAAATTCTAA
- the smpB gene encoding SsrA-binding protein SmpB: MAKGSGKVLAQNKKASHDYFIEETIEAGMVLTGTEIKSVRGARVQLKESYVSIRDGEAWIRNMHISPFDQGNRFNHDPLRERKLLLHKKQISELIGAVKRDGYTIVPLKIYIKDGYAKLLIGLAKGKKDYDKRHDLKKKEAKRDMDRAFKERQQ, encoded by the coding sequence ATGGCAAAAGGCTCAGGCAAGGTGTTAGCACAAAATAAAAAGGCAAGCCATGATTACTTTATTGAAGAAACAATCGAAGCAGGTATGGTGCTAACGGGAACAGAAATAAAGTCAGTGCGCGGTGCACGTGTGCAGCTAAAGGAATCGTACGTCAGCATTCGTGACGGGGAAGCTTGGATTCGCAATATGCATATTTCACCGTTCGATCAAGGGAACCGCTTCAACCATGATCCGTTACGCGAACGCAAATTGCTGCTACATAAAAAGCAAATCAGTGAGCTCATCGGCGCGGTCAAACGCGATGGCTACACAATCGTGCCACTGAAAATTTATATTAAAGACGGCTACGCAAAGCTATTAATCGGTCTTGCAAAAGGTAAGAAAGATTACGATAAACGCCACGACCTAAAGAAAAAAGAAGCCAAGCGTGATATGGATCGTGCTTTCAAGGAACGTCAGCAATAA
- a CDS encoding site-specific integrase: MKDPIKSYTKKDGKTYYMFKLYLGIDSQTGKQIHVTRRGFLTKKEASLTLAQLRVEVSKGEYKKPITETYEDLYNVWIQHYERTVEESTFVKTLGIFKNHILPALGHYRIEKLSIAICQSFVDDCSLKLKRFRMVKTYASKVIDFAIKREYISSNPFKLVDLPKIKGSAVLDTETNYYSKEQLIDFLECLKQYGNAQITAFYYLLAFSGIRKGEALALTWADINFDTNELLITKALSRGKNNKLYIKSTKTDTIRQLLIDDETCSILSEWKRIQQVKFPNVNDKSQLMFTNEQNGLLQQTVPRKWLMKIIDTYGLPYTHVHSFRHVHCSLLFEAGASVKEVQERLGHTDVQTTLNIYTHLSKRAKNDTINKFVTYLNS; this comes from the coding sequence ATGAAAGACCCTATTAAATCATATACAAAAAAAGATGGCAAGACCTACTACATGTTTAAGCTTTATTTAGGAATAGATAGTCAAACAGGCAAACAAATTCATGTTACTAGACGCGGCTTTTTAACAAAAAAAGAGGCTAGTCTCACTTTAGCTCAATTAAGAGTCGAAGTTAGTAAAGGGGAATATAAGAAGCCTATAACTGAAACATACGAGGATCTATATAATGTCTGGATTCAGCACTACGAAAGAACTGTCGAAGAAAGCACCTTTGTCAAAACACTAGGAATTTTCAAGAATCATATTCTACCTGCACTAGGTCACTACCGAATTGAGAAATTGAGTATAGCAATCTGCCAAAGCTTTGTCGATGACTGTTCATTGAAACTAAAAAGATTTCGAATGGTTAAAACTTACGCATCTAAAGTAATTGATTTTGCTATTAAGCGTGAATACATTAGTTCTAATCCATTCAAGCTAGTGGATCTCCCTAAAATCAAAGGTTCTGCTGTATTAGATACCGAAACCAACTATTATTCAAAAGAGCAGCTAATTGATTTTCTTGAATGCTTAAAGCAATATGGTAACGCTCAAATAACCGCATTTTACTACCTGCTTGCTTTTTCAGGTATTCGTAAAGGGGAGGCTCTTGCATTAACCTGGGCAGATATAAATTTCGATACAAATGAACTGCTTATTACAAAAGCTCTTTCAAGAGGTAAAAATAACAAGCTTTATATCAAATCAACGAAAACCGATACGATACGCCAGCTTTTAATTGATGATGAAACATGCAGCATCTTATCTGAATGGAAAAGGATTCAGCAAGTTAAATTTCCAAATGTGAATGACAAAAGCCAATTAATGTTTACAAACGAACAAAATGGCTTATTACAGCAAACGGTCCCCAGAAAATGGCTCATGAAAATCATCGACACTTACGGCTTGCCCTATACACATGTTCACTCATTTCGTCATGTGCATTGCTCTTTGCTTTTCGAAGCAGGTGCAAGTGTCAAAGAAGTACAAGAACGATTGGGTCACACAGATGTGCAAACAACGCTCAACATATATACGCACCTATCAAAGCGTGCAAAAAACGATACAATTAATAAGTTTGTGACGTACTTAAACTCATAA
- a CDS encoding amidohydrolase — protein MEQRLLEIFEHLHSHPEPSWQEVNTTVYLAEQLRAVGLEPITFDDMTGLYVDIGEGTPRVGFRTDIDSLWQEVDGEFKANHSCGHDGHMTMALGVAFELQKRDFPGAVRILFQPAEEKAAGAKAFVEKGIVDPLEFLFGTHVRPLVELADGYHTPALYHGAAKLMNGTISGVEAHGARPEQGINAIEVAASLVDAIKRIWISPIESASIKMTQIQAGGTSTNIIPGKATFSIDMRAQTNETMAAATIGLEKAIQAVSTLYGATITTTVGAHIVAATVDDTAKAIMKQAIIKTVGEAYCAPEVVTPGGEDFHFYAYKRPQLKTTMLGLGCGVTPGLHHPQMTFNRQQLAVGVKIITNALVDAIQYLEKEAIQNDSN, from the coding sequence ATGGAACAACGTCTTCTAGAAATATTTGAACATTTACATAGTCACCCAGAGCCGAGCTGGCAAGAGGTGAATACGACAGTTTATTTAGCCGAGCAGTTACGTGCGGTAGGGCTTGAGCCAATCACATTTGACGATATGACTGGCCTTTATGTGGATATCGGTGAAGGGACACCACGTGTTGGCTTCCGAACGGATATTGATTCTTTATGGCAAGAGGTAGACGGCGAATTTAAAGCAAATCATTCTTGTGGTCATGATGGGCATATGACAATGGCACTTGGAGTTGCCTTTGAACTTCAGAAAAGAGATTTTCCAGGCGCGGTTCGTATTTTATTCCAGCCAGCAGAAGAAAAAGCAGCAGGAGCCAAAGCCTTCGTGGAAAAAGGAATAGTCGATCCTTTAGAATTCCTTTTCGGCACACATGTACGTCCACTTGTAGAGTTAGCGGACGGGTACCATACACCAGCACTTTATCATGGTGCGGCAAAACTTATGAACGGCACAATTTCAGGTGTAGAAGCACATGGCGCACGACCAGAGCAAGGCATTAATGCAATCGAAGTGGCAGCATCTCTTGTTGATGCCATAAAGCGAATTTGGATTAGCCCAATAGAATCAGCCTCTATAAAAATGACGCAAATTCAAGCAGGGGGCACATCGACTAATATCATTCCAGGCAAAGCAACCTTTAGTATTGATATGCGCGCACAAACGAATGAAACAATGGCCGCTGCAACAATCGGGCTGGAAAAGGCGATTCAAGCAGTCAGCACACTATACGGAGCCACGATTACAACTACAGTCGGCGCACATATCGTAGCGGCAACTGTCGATGATACAGCAAAAGCCATTATGAAGCAGGCCATTATAAAAACTGTTGGCGAAGCATATTGTGCACCAGAAGTTGTGACACCTGGTGGAGAGGACTTCCATTTTTATGCGTACAAACGCCCTCAACTAAAAACAACGATGCTCGGACTGGGCTGCGGCGTTACACCCGGGTTGCATCACCCTCAAATGACCTTCAATCGCCAGCAATTAGCAGTTGGCGTGAAAATTATTACAAATGCGCTAGTAGACGCAATTCAGTATTTAGAGAAAGAAGCGATTCAAAATGATAGCAATTAA